A single genomic interval of Zingiber officinale cultivar Zhangliang chromosome 4A, Zo_v1.1, whole genome shotgun sequence harbors:
- the LOC121969534 gene encoding ACT domain-containing protein ACR6-like — translation MGSERYQEGQVDDDEYAKLIRKMNSPRVGIDNDACDHATIVQVDCVCKHGILLELVQVLTDLNLVIKKAYITSDASWFMFVFNVTDGAGNKLQDHKILNYLKTALESSACSITSLPSSVDILPSKDFTLIELTGNDRPGLLSEVCAVLKDLHCNVVKAEVWTHNTRAAAVIQVADESTLQAIEDRNRLSRIKDLLYNVLKGDSHTSRAKMVVSEGLAHTERRLHRLMFDDRDYEQTGVAKGPKKSRSQVTVTNCVDRHYTVVMLRSKDRPKLLFDTLCTLSDMHYLVFHASIDATRSEAYQEFYLRHSDGHSVSSETEQHQIIRCLEAAIERRVSEGLELELHADDRIGLLSDITRVFREYGLCIRRAAIATDGGKAFDTFYVSETASNRVDAKTIDCIRRQIGQTILRVKQTPSLSPKPSGEAEASATSLLLRVFFKVCSFHNVRV, via the exons ATGGGGAGCGAGAGGTATCAAGAAGGGCAGGTGGATGATGATGAATACGCGAAGCTCATCAGGAAGATGAATTCTCCAAG GGTTGGAATAGACAACGATGCTTGTGATCACGCTACAATTGTCCAA GTCGATTGTGTGTGTAAACATGGGATCCTTCTTGAGCTTGTTCAAGTCCTTACTGATCTAAACCTTGTCATCAAGAAGGCCTACATAACTTCTGATGCAAGTTGGTTCATGTTTG TCTTCAATGTCACTGATGGAGCGGGAAACAAGCTTCAGGACCATAAGATCCTCAATTATTTGAAAACA GCACTCGAGTCGAGTGCTTGTTCCATCACTTCGCTCCCTAGTTCAGTTGACATCCTTCCCTCAAAGGATTTCACTTTGATCGAGCTAACAGGGAATGACAGACCAGGTCTTCTGTCGGAGGTCTGCGCCGTCCTCAAAGACCTGCACTGCAATGTAGTGAAAGCTGAGGTATGGACCCATAACACCCGAGCTGCCGCCGTAATCCAAGTCGCCGATGAGTCCACCCTTCAGGCCATCGAGGATCGAAACCGATTGTCGAGAATCAAAGACCTCTTGTACAACGTCCTCAAGGGTGACAGCCACACTAGTAGAGCCAAGATGGTGGTCTCCGAGGGTCTTGCCCACACCGAGAGGAGGCTGCACCGGTTGATGTTCGACGACCGCGATTACGAGCAAACTGGAGTGGCAAAAGGACCTAAGAAATCAAGGTCACAAGTCACCGTTACCAATTGCGTGGACAGGCACTACACGGTAGTCATGTTGAGGTCCAAGGATCGACCAAAGCTTCTATTTGATACTCTTTGTACGCTCTCTGATATGCACTATTTGGTGTTTCATGCCTCCATTGATGCAACAAGGAGCGAAGCCTATCAG GAATTCTATTTGCGGCACAGCGATGGCCACTCGGTGAGTTCAGAAACCGAACAGCATCAAATCATACGGTGTCTTGAGGCAGCTATCGAGAGACGAGTATCTGAG GGACTAGAACTGGAGCTGCACGCTGACGACAGGATCGGGCTTTTATCGGATATCACTCGGGTGTTTCGCGAGTATGGCCTGTGCATCCGAAGAGCAGCGATAGCAACGGATGGCGGCAAGGCGTTCGACACTTTCTATGTTTCGGAGACGGCAAGCAATCGTGTTGATGCCAAGACCATAGATTGCATAAGGAGACAGATAGGGCAGACAATTCTGAGAGTGAAGCAAACCCCTAGTTTATCTCCGAAACCTAGTGGAGAAGCAGAGGCCAGTGCCACCAGTCTTCTTCTTAGGGTTTTCTTCAAGGTGTGTTCATTTCACAATGTCAGAGTTTGA
- the LOC121972234 gene encoding transcription factor bHLH52-like produces METADQYFDLDAVNSHSELDATIRAFFSDGDENRLPGLVDPVADRIEPALPTTDGAAEFYLGPGRFPDSCFLPVPPALEVFPDLMDPPLPPPLPESSYRERKAGNGLSPQSIAARVRRKRISEKTRGLGKLVPGGSRMSTAEMFQAAYEYIKFLQAQVGLLGLMEWNAPSKVEQKVQVLIGSTPVQEKLTGEGRCVVSKEVVEAMMEDEDIKSNPLIARELDRFVSSIFR; encoded by the exons ATGGAGACTGCGGATCAGTATTTCGACCTCGACGCCGTCAACAGCCACTCCGAATTGGACGCGACCATCCGCGCTTTCTTCTCCGACGGCGACGAAAATCGCCTTCCCGGACTCGTCGATCCTGTGGCGGACAGAATCGAGCCCGCTCTTCCCACCACCGACGGCGCCGCCGAGTTCTATCTCGGCCCTGGACGGTTCCCCGACTCCTGCTTCCTTCCGGTACCTCCTGCACTGGAGGTGTTTCCAGATCTCATGGATCCGCCACTTCCGCCTCCTCTACCGGAGTCTTCCTACAGGGAAAGGAAGGCAGGGAATGGCTTGTCGCCGCAGAGCATAGCGGCGCGAGTGCGGCGTAAGCGGATCAGCGAGAAGACGCGGGGGCTGGGGAAACTGGTCCCCGGCGGGAGCAGGATGAGCACGGCGGAGATGTTTCAGGCGGCGTACGAGTACATCAAGTTCCTGCAGGCGCAGGTCGGACTGCTGGGGCTCATG GAATGGAATGCTCCCAGTAAGGTGGAGCAAAAGGTTCAGGTTCTCATCGGATCAACGCCGGTGCAAGAGAAGCTGACGGGGGAGGGACGGTGCGTGGTGTCGAAGGAGGTGGTGGAAGCCATGATGGAGGATGAAGACATTAAATCGAATCCGTTGATCGCAAGAGAGCTCGACCGTTTCGTTTCATCGATCTTTCGGTAG